GACCAAAGAATATGACATTTTCTATACTACACAAAATGAGTTTAGGGTGGTTGGAAACATGGATAATGATTAGGTAGGaagtgtagatgatagaaagagcatatTGGGATATGTGTTCCATTTGGGATTGAGAGCTATCTCATAGTCTTCCAAGAAAAATCCTGTAGTTTTCCTTTGTATAATCGAGACTGAGTATATAAAAGCAAATGCAACAACATGCCAAGCTATTCGGCTAAGTTGAATTCTTGCTAATTTGAAGGAAGAACAAGTGGATGGTActgtaagtatattttgtgacaatctATCATCAATAACtttgataaaaaataatttttttttaatggaagAAGAAATCATATTTAAATCAAATATCATTTCATTAGGGAGATAGTTGAAAATGGTGATAGAAAAGTTAAGTATTGTAGGTCTGAGTAGCAACTTGCTAATATTTTCATAAAGCCATTAAGGAGAGAAAGTTTTGAGTACCTAAGAACAAATTTGGGCATTGTTGATTTGGATGTAGTTTGAACATGGATGATGGCTCAAGATATAGGTGGAATGTTAGAAAATTGATTTCTAATGAGCTTCCCCATTATCAACCTACTTGTTAGGAgcatcttgttgatttcttgggaTCTTGATCCCTCTTGCTCCTGACACACATCAAAATTTTGATAGTAAGTTTAATGTTGGTAGGTaagttaaatttgaattttgagtggGAATCAAAAGTGGACAACAAGAGACAAATAGGAATAACGTTGTAATAGACAATTAGCCTTGAGTTTGTGAGAGATATTTTTTTTGGACAACAATTTTGAGTAGAAGGAATGTGTAGCAACACTTGTGGTTGTGAAGAAGCATATAGTGAGTAAAATGATTTCTATAGACAAAATAAGAAGTCAATGTAAATCTCCACATGAGCAGACTAAGGAGTTTTAAGTAGCTCTAGATTGTGTGTGGTTGAGTGCAGCTCTAGATTGTTGCAGATAAATTATTTTGTGTTAACTATTGTAATATGAGTTTGAATCTTATTTGTAAATGTTAATTTTATGatttaatagaagaagaaaagTATTACTTGTCTTCAACTCTGTTTGTTTTGGGTTTTATTTTGTGCATTGCTAGTTGATTGGCAAACTAAGCAACAACCTTTATGGTTTGTGTTTTGTTTTTGGGAGTTTAAattctaacatttggtatcagagcttatcttTGTTGTGTTTTAAGGGTTTTAACTCCAATACAAATACTAGGAGCTCTCTCTACTTTTCCTCTCCATGACCTTCCATCTTTCATGTCATTAATGCCAAACAAATTGTGATGGATTCCCATGTTTTGGTATGTTTCTTTCTTCTCCCTTTAGCTATTCATTGATATACCTTCTATATTTTTTAGTAACCCTCGAGAGAGTGTTGTATCTTTTGGCCACCCTTTCAATTGGATTTACCTTTTTCCTAGTTCACTTGGTAATGACTCCTATCACATGAACATGCACCAACTTTGCTTGGAGCCTTGGAGCTATTATTATTTTTAAGAAGGACTAGATGATTATTTGGTCCATCCCATTCAAGcgctcttagaaatatttatgacaGCCACAATTCACATGTAGACTCATTGTATGAAGAATAAACGTAAACAATATTATTTGATGAGTCACCTGTCGCAAGCTAAAAGAGGATAGCATATTGACTAGATATCAAATGATTAATGTATTCACATATTACaatattacaatatatttataataGTAATGGAGCCTAAACAAATAGTCCTTAAACTTTGTTCATGCTTATCTAACATTGCAATAGGGTTGCAAGGACCACGAAAAATGGagtttgcatattctattttcttgcATGGCCTATAAGGCCATGGCATCTTCAACATCTATTGAATACCATTAGGCTTTATATACTAATATACATCTTTCTATTTCATGGAGACACTCTTGTTTGATGCATTTGTTTAATGTTTGCAAGGAGTACATTCACATCTTTGTATATTCTATATAATAAATAGAGATGTATATTTAATAATGCattacacatatgtatatatgtatacactagTTTAAAGATTATTTGTGATATTCTTTACATTGGATATATCATCTGTATTATAATTTTGAAATAGGGAGATGcccaaatatattatataattgtacacacacacacaacttaacCATTCAATAACAATTCTTAATGAAGGTTAGTCTTCTTTTGGGGCTTTTGGGGAGTGATATAAATGGTAGCTTTATGTAGAGTTATATATCATAAATAGAATGATATGTTATGAGACTACTATTTCTAGCTTGTTTTGTCGAATTAGTATGGTGTAATGACACTTATAACCATGTACATTTGATCATATTTGTGTGTAGGCATGCATATCACTATAGAAATTTGTTTATAGTCATTATTTTAGTTGTTTAACCTTGTGAACAACAtcaaatatatatgtttaaatggAAGAAACTTATCTTTGTTTGTATTTTAGAGCATTATGACTGTCTGTAATTGAGAATAACATTATTACAAGCAATATGACTATGGGAATTGATATTAAACATCATTTCAATAGTCTATGTTTTATTTGTTAATAATGATCTCTGATTTTGGATCTGTCAATTTCATTTGTATGAGAGTTCTTAAAGCATTTTCAATAAACCCATTTTAAATATATCTTGCTATCATTGAAACCTGTAAAACTATTTTTCTTTGTGACATtttgtcaaatacaataaaatacATACTtctaaaataacatctccatatattttacatatattttcttaaatataaatatactaataaTAAGTGATAATACACAAATGTAAAAAGTGGATAATTACATGCAAGCAAGAGACACAGTGAAACATTCACACGGGGTGACGGCGGGCCATCGTTTAGAGACTATTAATCTCGTGAGAGCATATACTGGTATTTTTATTTATGAGCTCACATCCTAATACCTTAATACTAGACTTTGACAATACAAAACATAATAAATGTCAATTAGAAATCTGAAGTCTCGAACCATCATAGTAGAGTCTTACTTGATCTCGTTGTCGAAATAAGCCTTCACAATCTCTTATTTCGTATGGATGGAAACGAAAACTTCAAAATCTTATCAACCCTATTGAAGTATTTCTCTCTCCACGCCTTTCTCACTGCAGGCAATAGCATTACACAGCAAAAACCAGATACATGTGAAAATCCTAGTCCAATCACATACCATGATATTTTCTTTGTAAAGCCTTCATTtctatcttgcatttcatttgtaGAGCGAAGGGGAGGAGAAAATTGTGGCCAAGAACATTTCTTTGGAAGTGGGCATCCTTCCAAATATGGATTTCCAGAATATGACGTGTTGTCAAATGTGATCATCTGTCCTCCTTGGGGTATGTTGCCTGAGAGGTTGTTGTTGGAAAAATCTAAACATTCCAATGaagttagagattgaatctccgcAGGAATACTTCCATAAAATCTATTTGAAGAAAGGTCCAATGATTCTAATTGACTCATTTCCCCCAAACTGTGTGTAATAACTCCACTGAGGTTGTTCATTGATAGATTGAGAAACCTCAACCCTTTTAACTTTCCAAAATCCACTGGAAATTCTCCTTTTAATTGATTGCTTGAGAGATCTATGTATGTTGTCGTGGAAAGAATATATGAGTAGTGCCGCTCTAAGCCTTTCACGGTCATGTCCAATTCAACATGAGACGGAACTCGAATTACATATGTATCAAAAGGGCCAAGTTTAAAATATGTATTAAGGCCTTTCTCTCTTACAAATATATGAAAGGGGTTCAACAGAGTAGATAACATGTGGCCGTCTTCTCTTGGTATTACCATTGCTTGTAGAGATGAAATGTTACGTGGAATAAAACCTGATATATTGTTAGATGACAGGTCTAAGATCTGGAGCTGCTTGAGTTGGACAATTTCTGAAGGAATTCTACCTCTGAAACGATTACTCTTCATCATGAACACTTGAAGGGCTGATAGATTTCCCACTGACCATGGAATTTCCCCAGCAAATCTGTTATGCCCAATATCTAGTACTTGTAATCTCTTGCAATCAGTGATTGACGGAGGGAAGGCTCCACTTAACTTATTATTTCTTACAATCAAAGAGGAGCAGCATAGCCCATGGGGTATGCTTCCCTCCAGACTATTACTCCCTAAATTCAACACTTGAATTGCCTTATAGTTTGAAAAGCATGGAGGAATATTGCCATTCAATTTGTTGTTTGCCAGATCTAACTTTACAAGGTGATCCAAATTGCACAAACTTGGAGGAATGGTGCCAACTAGAGCATTGTCATTAACCATCAATAGCTGTAAATATGGAGGCCACCAAGATGGCACGTATCCAGTTAATGCATTTCTGGACACATCAAACACTGTCATCCAATGAACTGAGCCATTTGGGATAATAAGGCTGCCATGCAAATGATTTCCTGAGAGGTTTAACATATACAACTCAGCATTGTTCTCCCATAACCAGGAGGGAATTTCTCCAAACATATTGTCGTAACCCAATGTCAAAGTCTGGAATGAATATTGAGTGGAAAGCCACTCGGGAATTCGACCACCAATTCTACATGAGCTTATATCTAAGCCTTGTAACTGGAACAGGGGAATCCAAGTTGTCCTAGTATTTAGTACACAATACGatagaaataaatattttaattctgcAAGATTATGAAACAGAGTATCTGAAATGGTAATTGAGGAGAGCCAGAGAATCCTAATAGACGATGGTAATGCCAGCTGCGAAGAACTAATGTAATCATGGAATGAAAAATTACGAGCATAAAGCTGCTCAAGGGAGGAAAGCTCACTAAGCTGAAGGTTTCCATGGAATTTGTTGATGGAAAGACCTAAGAACTTAAGAAAAGGGAGATTTTGTAGACATGGTGGCAATACTCCAGTTAGTTGGTTATAGCTAATATCTATATAGCTAAGATTGGTCAATTGACAAATCACAGGGGGAACTATCCCACTCAAACTATTGTTTTTAAAATTCAGATATTGAACATGAGAGAGGTTTCCCAAACAGGAAGGAATATTACCAGTTAGACCTATGCTCCTCAAGTTGAGGTATTTGAGGAAAGGAAGCTTGC
The nucleotide sequence above comes from Cryptomeria japonica chromosome 11, Sugi_1.0, whole genome shotgun sequence. Encoded proteins:
- the LOC131051848 gene encoding LRR receptor-like serine/threonine-protein kinase ERL1, with translation MAIAPIKFAFTSAVYIILFTNPSFALFNCPTQESQSLLSFKTALNVSDGNLSSWVNGSDCCSKWDGISCDNLNNHVERVNLSAYTNHEGQGVQSGVISATLCKLPFLKYLNLRSIGLTGNIPSCLGNLSHVQYLNFKNNSLSGIVPPVICQLTNLSYIDISYNQLTGVLPPCLQNLPFLKFLGLSINKFHGNLQLSELSSLEQLYARNFSFHDYISSSQLALPSSIRILWLSSITISDTLFHNLAELKYLFLSYCVLNTRTTWIPLFQLQGLDISSCRIGGRIPEWLSTQYSFQTLTLGYDNMFGEIPSWLWENNAELYMLNLSGNHLHGSLIIPNGSVHWMTVFDVSRNALTGYVPSWWPPYLQLLMVNDNALVGTIPPSLCNLDHLVKLDLANNKLNGNIPPCFSNYKAIQVLNLGSNSLEGSIPHGLCCSSLIVRNNKLSGAFPPSITDCKRLQVLDIGHNRFAGEIPWSVGNLSALQVFMMKSNRFRGRIPSEIVQLKQLQILDLSSNNISGFIPRNISSLQAMVIPREDGHMLSTLLNPFHIFVREKGLNTYFKLGPFDTYVIRVPSHVELDMTVKGLERHYSYILSTTTYIDLSSNQLKGEFPVDFGKLKGLRFLNLSMNNLSGVITHSLGEMSQLESLDLSSNRFYGSIPAEIQSLTSLECLDFSNNNLSGNIPQGGQMITFDNTSYSGNPYLEGCPLPKKCSWPQFSPPLRSTNEMQDRNEGFTKKISWYVIGLGFSHVSGFCCVMLLPAVRKAWREKYFNRVDKILKFSFPSIRNKRL